In a genomic window of Chrysemys picta bellii isolate R12L10 chromosome 1, ASM1138683v2, whole genome shotgun sequence:
- the LOC135973112 gene encoding uncharacterized protein LOC135973112, which translates to MESSQDRKRAPAWTEREVRDLLAIWGDEAVIAELRSSKRNGKVLEKISKAMKDRGHNRDTQQCRVKIKELRQAYHKAREANGRSGAEPQTCCYYAELHAILGGAATTTPTVCYDSLTGETHREDGSGNEEDDDGGTVGSSQQQGSGETGFPNSQDMFVTLDLEPVTPELTQDPQGTQETSAANVSPSQRLVNIRKRKRRTRDDMFTELQMSAHADRAQQNAWRQSMSEMRKAQYEREERWRAESRDEQSKWRAEDDRWCQLADRRQEAMLRLLEHQTDMLERMVELQERQQEQRPPLQPLCNQQPSSPSSIASSPRRPRTRWGGLRPPSHSTPDDRPSIRRLAFNKS; encoded by the exons atggagtcctcccaggatcgcaaaagagctccagcatggaccgaacgggaggtacgagatctgctcgccatatggggagatgaagcagtgatagctgaactccgtagcagtaaaagaaatggaaaagtattagaaaagatctccaaggccatgaaggaccgaggccataacagggacacacagcagtgccgcgtgaaaattaaggagctacggcaagcttaccacaaagccagagaagcaaacggaaggtccggggcagagccgcaaacttgctgctactacgcagagctgcatgcgatcctagggggtgcagccaccactaccccaaccgtgtgctatgactctctcactggagaaacacacagggaagacggttcggggaacgaggaagatgacgatggaggtactgtaggtagctcacagcagcaaggaagcggagaaaccggtttccccaacagccaggatatgtttgtgaccctggacctggaaccagtaacccccgaactcacccaagaccctcagggcacacaggagacctctg ctgcaaatgtttctccttcgcagaggctcgtgaacattagaaagagaaaacgtaggacgagggacgatatgttcacggagctgcagatgtccgcccacgctgatagagcacagcagaatgcgtggaggcagtcaatgtcggagatgagaaaagcccaatatgaacgagaggagaggtggcgggctgaatcgcgggatgaacagagcaagtggcgggctgaagacgataggtggtgtcagcttgcagacagacggcaagaggcaatgctccgtctgctggagcatcaaactgatatgctcgagcgtatggttgagttgcaggaaaggcagcaggagcagagaccgccgctacagcccctgtgtaaccaacagccctcctccccaagttccatagcctcctcaccaagacgcccaagaacacggtgggggggcctccgtccacccagtcactccaccccagatgatcgcccaagcatcagaaggctggccttcaataagagttaa